TCCTGGTGGTAAATTAGAAATGGTCCAAGTATTATTCAACTCCAAAGCCATCAACTTAGCTTCCATGGCTTTACACCAATTAGGGTCTTTAACAGCTTGGCTATAGGTTTGTGGCTCAGTTTGTGTATAAATGGAGATGGAAAAGGCTTGGAAATCAGGCGAGAATCTTTAATAAGATAAAGTACTAGATAAAGGGAAAGGTATACCTAAAGAGAGTGGAGCTGTCTGATCCACAGAGTGGGAGGTGGGAGGAAGAACCAAGGGTGGCCTACTGACAGTGATAATCTTGGAGATATTGACGTGCTCTTGTAGTTCTAGTTGACTTTTGAGGTGatggagaaaaataataaagtgGAGAAGCATCGTAAACCTGCTCACTAAGAGTGGGATGATGAATAGAGTGATCATTTTTAGAGGCTTCAGGTGTCAATGGAGGATCTGGAGTGTTAACATCAGGATTGGAAAAGTTGTCAGTAAAATGTGATTGCCTTGATGGGGAGAGAAAATGATTTTCTGGTTGAAGAGGTTCATAATTTGAAGATGGAAGAACTGGTGACTGAATATGACTAGGGAGATTAGCAAAACAAGTAAAACTCTCAATTGTAGGTGTGGATAAGTGTGGTGAAAATGAGTCCTTTTGAAAAGGGAAAATAGACTCATGGAAAATGACATCCCTGGATAGAAAAATTGCTTTGCTCTCAAGATCAAGTAACTTGTAACCTTGCACCCCAAAAGGATAGCCTAGAAAAACACACTTCGTCCCCCTAGGATCAAATTTCTTTCTCCCTTGAGATAGCGTAGACACAAAAGAGAGGCaactgaaaattttcatttgttcataggctggtttggtttgaaaaagAACCTCATAAGGAGTTTTATTGTTAAGCAAAGAGGTTGGAATTCTATTTATAATGTAGGTGGCAGTAAGAATACATTCACTCCAATACTTGAAAGGGATGCTAGACTGAAATTTCAAAGCTCGTGCAACATTCAAAAGATGTTggttttttttctcaactttgccattttgttggggtgtttGGGCACAACTCTTTTGATGGATAATgcatttcttattaaaaaaaattccctCATTTGAAATTCAGCACCATTGTCACTCCTAATAATCTTGATTTTAGTTCCAAATTGGGTCTCAACCAGGTTGTAAAAGGACTTTATGCATTGCCTTGTGTCAGATTTGTTCTTAAGGAGATAAACCTGGGTGGTTCGAGAAAAATCATCCACAATggtaaggaaaaatctagtacCATCATACGCAATTTCTGAAGAAGGCCCCCAAAGGTCACAATGAATAATTTCAAAAGTACTAGAGGAACAATGAGAGCTGTGAGGGAAAGGAAGCCTGTGCGGCTTGGCCATGGGACAAATACAAcaaggtattttattattagaagaTAAAGCATTTTGAACAATAGGATCATTTATCAAAGAGAGTCTAGAATTTGAAACATGACCTAGGCGACAATGCCAAAGGTCTAAAACAAGAGTATTAGTCATGATAGAGGTAGAAATAGAATTGCCATTCTTGTAATACTTTGGAAAAGTAGTCACCAATGCTAAAGGGGAGACTTTCATTTGTTAGCAAGTGGTATAATCCATCTTTAGTTTACCCATCCCAATCATGGTCCATGACAAAAGGTCGTGAAGAAAACAACAATTTGACATAAACAAAAGGTAGCAAGCAAGATCTTTAGCAAGTTTTATGGCAGATAACAAATTAAAAGAGAAGGATGGAATAAAAAGCAcatcatgcaatataatatgCTAAGTAACTCTAACAGTTCTTACTTTTGTGATAGGTACTTTATCACCATTAGGAAGCTTAACTGAATAAAAGACATTGGCAGTGATAGTGTTAAAAAAGGAAGGGTTGCAAATCATATGATCAGTTACACTCGTGTCCAAAATCCAaggaacataaaaaaaaaattagggatGGATACCAGACATCTTGGAAGTGCTAGCTATGTTTGCTGCAGGGGAAACATGGTTTGGTGTTGCCCTGCAGAAGGTGTAGCTGATGAGTGATCCTTTTGCTGCAGCAAAGTAAGGAGTTGCTGATACTGACCCTTGGTGAGTGCCACTTTCTcctcattattttcattctaatctacTACAACTGGGGTGTTAGACTAAGCAACGAAAACACTAGGTCCCTTTGCTTTGTTATACAGCTTATGCCCTGGTGGATACCCATGCAACTTATAGTATTTGTCTACCATAGGTCCACTTATGTGGCAGCGATTACACACAGGAGCCTCAGCATTCCCAGCCTTAAAACAGGTATCTAAAACATGTCCTGATATCCTAGAATGTGTGCAATAGGGCGTCTCACGCCTATTACCAGGTTTGAAGGTGCCAAATTTTTTCTTAGTAAGCATAGGCATAAGGTCAGGAGAAGGAGTGCCAAAAATCATCTTGGTTGCTTCTCCTACTGTTGAATCATTGAAAAAACTTTTATCAATGTAGGCATGGGATCAATCACAATAATCCGATCCCTAGTATTAGAGTAATAGTCACTTAGGCCAATAAGAAATTGCATAACACAGTCCCTTTGATATCTGCCCTTAGAATTTTCAATTGACCACAGTTACATTCAGGCATAAGATCATACATAATGAGTTCATCCcaaatagttttaatttttccaaaataaatgcTTAATTCATCCCCTTGTGAAAGACTTGCCAAGGATttctttaattgaaaaataagtgGTACATTTTGCTGTGACAATCTGTCTTGCAACTCACTCCAAATGGCATAAGCATCATCAACGAAAGCTAAGCTTGATTTTCCTGAGTTACTTATAGAGTTGTGAATCCAAGACACTACCACATTATTGCAGTGTTCCCAAGCTTCCATGAGAAGATCATCCAGACTTGTAGGCTTCTTAATGTCTCCATTAATAAAACCAATCTTGTTCTTAGCTCTGAGTGCTCTTCGCATAGCTCTAGACCAAGTAACATAATTCTCTGTGGTTAGAAGATCAGTGACTAGGATAGCCGCTATATTATCCCCATTTTCTATCCAATAAGGATTATTTTGATCGGAGAAATTGAGGAAATGTGAAACAGGTTTCTCACTATTAGGTGAGGTAATGTTGGTGGGTTCTTCTACCATGATTGTTCTCAACTACTACTCTGGTACCATGTAAGAAAACAAGGGTGTAAAGTAGCCTTtggaaaaacagaaaaagaagcaAAGGAAGATGAGAAGGGGAAAACTCTTGAATATCTCCTTGTGATTTAATGAATGAAACAATGcagtatataaataaaaatacaacaaaGGCACCTCTAACAACTTCTCCCTAAAAGCTTTACAGAATAAAAAGGACACACACATGCTGTTGTACAGCCAGCTTTGCATGTAAGAAAACTCTGTACAAAAAATAACTGACTCCACTACAAAGGAATATAgacaaaaataattaacttcACTATAAAGGAATAATCAAAGAAAATGTCCACTAAATCAGTACAACACATTCTGCTCAGGTACTTTCATTAGCTGAAATCATTCTTTGCAATGCTCCAATTTCATTGCAGCTTGTTGCCTTTGCTCCAGAGGCTTCATTTGTTGTAGCTCCATTCTTATTTTCTAGCAATGTGTAAAAGAGTTATTTAGACCCATAAAAGGTTGAACaacaaattcttttttattttgatcaattactATTTTTAAGGCTCCACAAGAATAACCCAGATTACAAGAACAACTAGGGTTTGGTTTCACAGTATAAAATTCATCCCATATAGCTTTCAACTTCGTGTAAGAAGAACTGATAGAAGATTGATCTTGAACTAATGAAGCAAGATCTTTCTTGAGTTGAAATAAACTGGGACCATTACCTTGTTTAAATCTGATCTTCAGATTCTTCCAAACTTCTTCAGCAATCAAAGTGCTGATAACACTGGCAGCAATTTCCCGTCTAAGAGAATTAAGGATACATGAAAGGACCATGTTGTTGCAACGAAACCATAAAATGTACAATGGATCAGACTGATTTTTAGGCAGAGAAAATGTTCCATCTAAGAATGCTGACTTAACAGTCTACATTCTTGGATGGATGTTCTTGTTATGAATGCTGTCTTTCAAAAAGCTCTTTGTCACCTAGGTTGTAGATAGCTATTCTTGTTATGAAGTTCTTTCCATTCCCAAGCATTACAATGATCCCTGCAGGAATGGCTAACTCTTGTTTCAAATTGATGTATTGATAGGTTTGCATAATGCATATTTATCATAATGTCtctatattttgtgttttgtttttctatataaattCAACATCCAATGTCAGCCTCCCTCAGATAGTAACCTTTTGTATGTTGTGCCAATACTTGC
This is a stretch of genomic DNA from Carya illinoinensis cultivar Pawnee chromosome 15, C.illinoinensisPawnee_v1, whole genome shotgun sequence. It encodes these proteins:
- the LOC122297021 gene encoding uncharacterized protein LOC122297021, giving the protein MVEEPTNITSPNSEKPVSHFLNFSDQNNPYWIENGDNIAAILVTDLLTTENYVTWSRAMRRALRAKNKIGFINGDIKKPTSLDDLLMEAWEHCNNVVVSWIHNSISNSGKSSLAFVDDAYAIWSELQDRLSQQNVPLIFQLKKSLASLSQGDELSIYFGKIKTIWDELIMYDLMPELGEATKMIFGTPSPDLMPMLTKKKFGTFKPGNRRETPYCTHSRISGHVLDTCFKAGNAEAPVCNRCHISGPMVDKYYKLHGYPPGHKLYNKAKGPSVFVA